Proteins co-encoded in one Klebsiella michiganensis genomic window:
- a CDS encoding arginine succinyltransferase yields the protein MMVIRPIERGDLSGLLKLAGKTGGGLTSLPADEKTLADRIERSLQTWQGGLPKGDQGYVFVLEDTRSGQVAGICAIEVAVGLNDPWYNYRVGTLVHASKELNIYNALPTLFLTHDHTGASELCTLFLDPAWRKEGNGYLLSKSRFLFMAAFRERFNDKVVAEMRGVIDEHGHSPFWESLGNRFFSMEFARADYLCGTGQKAFIAELMPKHPIYTDFLSKEAQAVIGQVHPQTAPARTVLEAEGFRYRNYVDIFDGGPTLECDIDRVRAIRKSRLQTVAVGQPATDELPVCLVANENYHQFRVMLIKADPKGEKLVIDAATADALKCASGDTVRVVRLCPEEKKV from the coding sequence ATGATGGTAATCCGCCCGATTGAACGGGGCGATCTGTCGGGGCTGCTTAAGCTTGCCGGGAAAACCGGCGGCGGGCTGACCTCGCTGCCCGCCGACGAAAAAACGCTGGCCGACCGAATCGAACGCTCGCTGCAGACCTGGCAGGGCGGGCTACCGAAGGGAGACCAGGGCTATGTTTTTGTGCTTGAAGATACCCGCAGTGGCCAGGTGGCAGGGATTTGTGCCATTGAGGTGGCGGTGGGGCTGAACGACCCCTGGTACAACTACCGGGTAGGGACGCTGGTTCATGCCTCCAAAGAGTTGAACATCTACAACGCGCTGCCCACGCTTTTTCTCACCCACGACCACACCGGGGCGAGTGAACTTTGCACGCTTTTCCTCGACCCGGCCTGGCGCAAAGAGGGGAACGGGTATCTGTTATCCAAGTCTCGTTTCCTGTTTATGGCAGCCTTCCGCGAGCGATTTAACGACAAAGTGGTCGCCGAAATGCGCGGAGTTATCGACGAGCACGGGCATTCGCCGTTCTGGGAAAGCCTCGGGAATCGCTTCTTCTCTATGGAGTTCGCCCGCGCCGACTACTTATGCGGCACCGGGCAGAAGGCTTTTATTGCCGAGCTGATGCCAAAGCACCCGATTTATACCGACTTCCTCTCCAAAGAGGCACAGGCGGTTATCGGTCAGGTGCATCCGCAAACGGCACCCGCGCGTACCGTGCTCGAAGCTGAAGGATTCCGCTATCGTAATTATGTCGACATCTTCGACGGCGGCCCTACGCTTGAGTGTGATATCGACCGCGTGCGGGCGATTCGCAAGAGCCGCCTGCAAACCGTCGCTGTAGGCCAGCCCGCTACCGACGAACTGCCGGTATGTCTGGTCGCCAATGAAAATTACCACCAGTTCCGCGTGATGCTGATCAAAGCCGATCCCAAAGGCGAGAAACTGGTTATTGATGCCGCAACTGCCGATGCGCTGAAGTGCGCCAGCGGCGATACCGTGCGAGTGGTGCGCCTGTGCCCCGAGGAGAAAAAAGTATGA
- a CDS encoding ABC transporter ATP-binding protein, with the protein MLSVRNCALLRDGEPLLMDISFDVAAGEVVTLMGPSGAGKSTFLHWMIGDLPPEFSAHGTLQLNQRSLTSLPVEQRRIGILFQDALLFPHLNVGQNLLMAMPASVVGRSRRQRLITEALESAGLANCAHRDPATLSGGERARVSVLRAVLAEPEALLLDEPFSRLDLPLREGFREFVWQKAKMLRLPVVLVTHDEQDIPPGGQVIRL; encoded by the coding sequence ATGCTCAGCGTGCGAAATTGCGCCCTGCTACGCGACGGCGAACCGTTGTTGATGGATATCAGTTTTGATGTGGCAGCGGGTGAGGTGGTTACGCTGATGGGGCCGTCCGGCGCGGGTAAATCGACGTTCCTGCACTGGATGATCGGTGATTTACCCCCGGAATTCAGCGCCCATGGCACGCTGCAGCTTAACCAGCGCAGCCTAACGTCTCTGCCCGTCGAACAACGCCGCATCGGCATTCTGTTCCAGGATGCGCTGCTCTTTCCCCACCTTAACGTCGGGCAAAACTTGCTAATGGCGATGCCGGCCTCTGTCGTGGGCCGTTCCCGGCGGCAGCGTCTTATCACGGAAGCGCTGGAAAGTGCCGGGCTGGCAAACTGTGCCCACAGAGATCCAGCGACGCTTTCCGGCGGAGAACGAGCGCGCGTCAGCGTCCTTCGCGCCGTGCTGGCTGAGCCTGAAGCTTTGCTCCTGGATGAACCCTTTTCCCGGCTCGACCTGCCGCTGCGCGAAGGCTTCCGGGAATTTGTCTGGCAAAAAGCAAAAATGCTCAGGCTGCCGGTGGTCCTGGTCACCCACGATGAGCAAGATATTCCCCCCGGGGGACAGGTTATCCGGCTTTAG
- a CDS encoding exodeoxyribonuclease III, with the protein MKFVSFNINGLRARPHQLEAIVEQHQPDVIGLQETKVHDDMFPLEDVEKLGYHVFYHGQKGHYGVALLTKEKPIAVRKGFPTDDEEAQRRIIMAEIPSEFGNLTVINGYFPQGESRDHETKFPAKTKFYQDLQNFLQSELRPENPVLIMGDMNISPTDLDIGIGEDSRKRWLRTGKCSFLPEEREWMARLLGWGLVDTYRHANPEAQDKFSWFDYRSKGFDDNRGLRIDLLLASQGLAPHCVATGIDYDIRGMEKPSDHAPVWAQFKL; encoded by the coding sequence ATGAAATTTGTCTCTTTTAATATCAACGGCCTGCGCGCCCGTCCTCATCAGCTGGAAGCCATCGTAGAGCAGCATCAGCCGGACGTTATCGGTCTGCAGGAAACCAAAGTGCATGACGATATGTTCCCGCTGGAAGACGTGGAGAAACTTGGCTATCACGTGTTTTATCACGGGCAGAAAGGCCACTACGGCGTGGCGCTGCTGACCAAAGAGAAGCCGATCGCGGTGCGGAAAGGTTTTCCGACCGACGATGAAGAGGCCCAGCGCCGCATCATTATGGCGGAAATTCCGTCAGAGTTTGGCAACCTCACGGTGATCAACGGCTACTTCCCGCAGGGCGAAAGCCGCGATCATGAAACCAAGTTCCCGGCAAAGACCAAGTTTTACCAGGACCTGCAGAACTTCCTGCAAAGCGAGCTGCGCCCGGAAAACCCGGTGCTGATCATGGGTGATATGAATATCAGCCCGACGGATCTCGACATCGGTATTGGTGAAGATAGCCGTAAGCGCTGGCTGCGCACCGGGAAATGCTCGTTCCTGCCGGAAGAGCGCGAATGGATGGCTCGGCTGCTCGGCTGGGGCCTGGTGGATACATACCGCCACGCTAACCCGGAAGCGCAGGATAAATTCTCCTGGTTCGACTACCGCTCAAAAGGCTTCGACGATAACCGCGGCCTGCGTATAGACCTGCTGCTGGCAAGCCAGGGGCTGGCGCCGCACTGCGTGGCAACGGGGATCGACTACGATATTCGCGGCATGGAAAAACCGTCCGACCACGCCCCTGTTTGGGCACAGTTTAAGCTGTAA
- a CDS encoding thiosulfate sulfurtransferase, whose product MKRVSQLTTALLLAGLSHVAFAAQMPTEMNLSSVKAEHGAVIDTRPSAFYNGWPQTLQGTGGHEPAALNLSASWLALMSDEQLSTWAKQHQLNKTGLMALYGEHAQAVKARFEKLGFTRISMLTDALQDPARLQKLAHFEQLVYPQWIDDLQNKKPVTAAPAGEWKVIEAGWGAPKKYLLSHIPGAGYINTEEVESEPLWNKVSDDKLKAMLAKHGIRHDTTVIMYGRDVYAAARVAAIMLYAGVKDVRLLDGGWTTWNAADLPVERGLPAQPTPASDFGAPIPGQPQLMLDMAQARALLHRKDASLVSVRSWPEFIGTTSGYSYIKPKGDIAGARWGHAGSDSTHMEDFHNPDGTMRAGDDIAAMWKNWNIMPDQHVAFYCGTGWRASETLMYARAMGWKNVGLYDGGWYEWSADPKNPVVSGERKPN is encoded by the coding sequence ATGAAACGTGTTTCTCAGCTAACCACCGCCCTGCTGCTTGCCGGGCTGTCCCATGTCGCCTTTGCTGCCCAGATGCCTACTGAAATGAACCTCTCCAGCGTAAAAGCCGAACACGGCGCCGTGATTGATACTCGCCCGAGCGCGTTTTATAACGGCTGGCCGCAGACTTTACAGGGTACTGGCGGCCACGAACCGGCCGCACTCAACCTTTCCGCCTCCTGGCTGGCGCTAATGAGTGACGAGCAGCTTTCGACGTGGGCGAAGCAGCACCAGTTGAATAAAACCGGATTGATGGCGCTGTATGGCGAACACGCTCAGGCCGTTAAAGCCCGTTTTGAAAAGCTGGGCTTTACGCGGATTTCAATGCTGACGGATGCGCTGCAGGATCCTGCCCGGCTGCAAAAACTGGCGCACTTTGAGCAGCTGGTGTACCCGCAGTGGATCGATGATTTACAGAATAAAAAACCGGTCACTGCCGCCCCTGCCGGGGAGTGGAAAGTCATTGAGGCGGGCTGGGGGGCACCGAAAAAATACCTGCTCAGCCATATTCCTGGGGCGGGCTACATCAACACCGAAGAGGTGGAGAGCGAGCCGCTGTGGAACAAGGTATCTGACGACAAGCTGAAAGCCATGCTGGCGAAACACGGCATCCGGCACGATACAACCGTCATTATGTATGGCCGTGATGTCTACGCCGCGGCGCGCGTAGCGGCAATTATGCTGTACGCCGGCGTGAAAGATGTGCGCCTGTTGGACGGCGGGTGGACGACGTGGAACGCGGCGGATCTGCCCGTGGAACGTGGCCTGCCCGCCCAGCCGACGCCAGCCTCCGATTTCGGGGCCCCAATTCCAGGCCAGCCTCAGCTGATGCTGGATATGGCACAGGCCCGGGCGCTGCTGCACCGCAAAGATGCTTCTTTGGTTAGCGTTCGTTCCTGGCCTGAATTTATCGGCACCACCAGCGGGTATAGCTACATCAAGCCAAAAGGCGATATTGCGGGCGCCCGCTGGGGGCACGCTGGCTCTGACTCCACGCATATGGAAGATTTCCATAACCCGGACGGCACCATGCGGGCCGGGGACGATATCGCCGCGATGTGGAAAAACTGGAATATCATGCCGGATCAGCACGTTGCCTTCTACTGCGGCACCGGCTGGCGCGCGTCAGAAACCTTGATGTATGCGCGGGCGATGGGCTGGAAAAACGTCGGCCTGTATGACGGCGGCTGGTACGAATGGAGCGCGGATCCTAAGAACCCTGTCGTTAGCGGCGAGCGTAAACCGAACTGA
- a CDS encoding pyridine nucleotide-disulfide oxidoreductase, translating to MRKTLFLLLATLVISLLILLPPGTLSLATLQKYHAQLTLWHAERPALMMGAFFLGYFLISALSIPGTRIMTLMGGALFGLIEGTVLVATAAASGATVAMLLSRYLLHDWVQRRFSSTMAKINASLKHNITHCLFALRLVPVLPFSIINLLMGLTPISAVRFAVVTMLGLLPSIVLYISTGRQLSQIESLRDIISPTMLLLFALIGLLPIVSHWLIKRTRLKN from the coding sequence ATGCGTAAAACCCTGTTTTTGCTGCTGGCTACCCTGGTTATCTCGCTGTTAATCCTGCTACCGCCGGGCACCCTTAGCCTGGCGACGCTGCAGAAATATCACGCTCAGCTTACTCTCTGGCATGCCGAACGTCCGGCGCTGATGATGGGCGCCTTCTTCCTCGGCTATTTCCTTATTTCCGCCCTTTCCATCCCCGGCACACGCATTATGACGTTGATGGGCGGCGCGCTGTTTGGTCTGATTGAAGGCACAGTGCTGGTTGCCACGGCGGCCGCCAGCGGCGCAACCGTGGCCATGCTTCTGAGCCGTTACTTGTTGCATGACTGGGTGCAACGACGGTTTTCCAGCACTATGGCGAAGATCAACGCCAGCCTTAAGCACAATATCACGCACTGCCTGTTTGCCCTGCGCCTCGTGCCGGTTCTCCCCTTTTCCATCATCAACCTGCTGATGGGGCTGACGCCGATTTCCGCCGTTCGTTTTGCGGTGGTCACGATGCTGGGCCTGCTACCTTCTATCGTGCTGTACATCAGCACTGGCCGCCAGCTGAGTCAGATAGAAAGCCTGCGGGACATTATTTCCCCGACCATGCTGCTGTTGTTTGCGCTGATTGGCCTGCTGCCCATCGTCTCCCACTGGCTGATAAAAAGAACCCGCTTAAAAAATTAA
- the astD gene encoding succinylglutamate-semialdehyde dehydrogenase (a high throughput screen identified this enzyme as an aldehyde dehydrogenase with broad substrate specificity; converts succinylglutamate semialdehyde and NAD to succinylglutamate and NADH) produces MTNWINGQWGPGRGEALLKHNPVSGSLLWEGLVADKAQVEEACRAARAAFPGWAKRPFAERQEIVERFAGLLEANKDALAETIALETGKPRWEAATEATAMVNKIAISIKSYHTRTGETHTAMPDGAATLRHRPHGVLAVFGPYNLPGHLPNGHIVPGLLAGNTIIFKPSELTPRIGEQVMKLWAEAGIPAGVLNLVQGGRETGEALSQQSDLDGLLFTGSAGTGYHLHRQFAGQPEKILALEMGGNNPLIVEDPQDIDGAVHVAIQSAFITAGQRCTCARRLLVKQGEQGDAFIRRLVEVSARLQPGEWDAMPQPFIGGLISVQAAERVLTAFQEHVARGGKPLLEPKMIRPGTSLLTPGIVELSGVADVPDEEVFGPLLAIYRYTNFDDAIRMANDTRYGLASGLISPSREQFDQLLLEARAGIVNWNKPLTGAASTAPFGGVGASGNHRASAWYAADYCAWPMASLESTSFALPSTLSPGLDFSREGQP; encoded by the coding sequence ATGACTAACTGGATCAACGGACAATGGGGACCGGGCCGCGGTGAAGCGCTGCTCAAACATAACCCGGTGAGCGGCTCGCTGCTGTGGGAAGGGCTGGTAGCAGATAAAGCCCAGGTCGAGGAAGCATGCCGTGCGGCTCGCGCGGCGTTCCCGGGCTGGGCGAAACGTCCGTTTGCAGAGCGGCAGGAGATTGTGGAGCGTTTTGCCGGTCTGCTTGAGGCCAATAAAGACGCGCTCGCTGAAACGATTGCCCTGGAAACAGGTAAACCGCGCTGGGAAGCGGCCACCGAAGCGACCGCGATGGTCAACAAAATTGCCATTTCAATCAAGTCTTACCACACCAGAACAGGCGAAACGCACACCGCGATGCCGGACGGGGCGGCCACTTTGCGGCATCGTCCCCACGGAGTGCTGGCGGTCTTTGGCCCTTATAATTTACCCGGCCATTTGCCTAACGGCCATATCGTGCCGGGGCTGCTTGCCGGCAACACCATTATTTTTAAGCCGAGCGAGCTAACGCCGCGCATCGGTGAGCAGGTGATGAAGCTGTGGGCAGAGGCCGGTATTCCTGCTGGCGTACTGAATCTGGTGCAGGGCGGGCGCGAAACCGGCGAGGCGCTGTCGCAGCAATCGGATCTCGATGGCCTGTTGTTTACCGGTAGCGCGGGCACCGGCTACCACCTGCATCGTCAGTTTGCCGGGCAACCGGAGAAGATCCTCGCTCTGGAAATGGGCGGCAACAACCCGCTGATCGTCGAGGATCCACAGGATATCGACGGGGCCGTTCATGTCGCTATCCAGTCGGCGTTTATCACCGCCGGGCAGCGCTGCACCTGCGCCCGCCGTTTGTTGGTGAAGCAGGGCGAGCAAGGGGATGCGTTTATTCGTCGCCTGGTTGAAGTGTCTGCTCGTCTGCAGCCGGGGGAATGGGATGCTATGCCGCAGCCGTTTATCGGTGGGCTTATTTCGGTCCAGGCGGCAGAGCGGGTGCTGACCGCGTTTCAGGAGCACGTCGCGCGCGGCGGTAAGCCATTGCTGGAGCCAAAAATGATTCGTCCGGGCACCTCTTTACTGACGCCGGGCATCGTCGAACTTAGCGGCGTGGCAGACGTGCCGGATGAAGAAGTGTTTGGCCCGCTGCTGGCGATTTACCGCTATACCAACTTTGACGACGCTATCCGTATGGCCAACGACACGCGCTATGGCCTGGCGAGCGGGCTTATCTCGCCGTCGCGCGAGCAGTTTGACCAGCTGCTGCTGGAAGCGCGGGCCGGGATTGTGAACTGGAATAAACCGCTGACCGGGGCCGCCAGCACCGCGCCATTTGGCGGGGTGGGCGCTTCTGGTAACCACCGTGCCAGCGCCTGGTATGCGGCAGACTACTGCGCCTGGCCGATGGCCTCGCTGGAAAGTACGAGCTTCGCGCTGCCGTCCACGCTCAGTCCGGGGCTCGACTTCAGCCGTGAGGGACAGCCATGA
- a CDS encoding pyridine nucleotide-disulfide oxidoreductase, translating into MCKAKGAGVRKIIFALLVVMTGLFLSLLPPGTISLSALQHSQAEFADWHAQHPVLAAAVFFCCYFLTAALSIPGATLLTLLGGAIFGPGPGTVLVTLAATAGATAAMLISRYLLRDWVQRRFSRMMEKVNQGIQRDGGHYLFALRLAPVFPFVLVNLLMGLTSMGVARYATISLLGMLPAIVVYINTGRQLSQLQSLGDILSPGMMLMFALSGLLPLATRWLARRTTP; encoded by the coding sequence ATGTGCAAAGCAAAAGGGGCGGGAGTGCGTAAGATTATCTTTGCGCTGCTGGTCGTTATGACGGGGCTGTTTCTCTCCCTGCTCCCTCCGGGCACGATAAGCCTGTCGGCGCTGCAGCACTCTCAGGCTGAGTTCGCGGACTGGCATGCTCAGCACCCAGTCCTGGCGGCTGCGGTATTTTTTTGCTGCTACTTTCTTACCGCCGCCCTTTCCATACCTGGGGCCACCCTGCTAACGCTGCTGGGAGGGGCTATCTTTGGTCCAGGGCCAGGCACAGTGCTGGTCACCCTGGCCGCCACCGCTGGCGCAACCGCCGCGATGCTAATCAGCCGTTATCTGCTGCGGGATTGGGTGCAGCGCCGCTTCTCTCGCATGATGGAAAAAGTAAATCAGGGCATACAGCGCGACGGCGGCCATTACCTCTTTGCCCTGCGGCTCGCCCCGGTATTCCCTTTTGTGCTGGTGAATTTATTAATGGGTCTGACGTCAATGGGCGTGGCCCGCTATGCCACTATCAGCCTGCTCGGCATGCTACCCGCGATCGTGGTCTACATTAACACCGGCAGGCAGCTGAGCCAGCTGCAAAGCCTGGGCGATATTCTCTCCCCCGGCATGATGCTGATGTTTGCCCTGTCAGGGCTATTGCCGCTGGCCACGCGCTGGCTGGCCAGACGAACAACGCCATAA
- a CDS encoding peroxiredoxin produces the protein MSSKLEKVLYTAHTTTVGARSGHGRSDDGSLDVQLSTPGSGKPGTNPEQLFAVGYSACFMGAIGLAGKKLAIRIPEETAVDASVSLGKVDADSHFALAVTLNVRLPGLSEVQRETLLATAHATCPYSRAITGNVEVTLLSQG, from the coding sequence ATGTCCAGCAAACTTGAGAAAGTGCTTTATACCGCCCATACCACCACCGTCGGCGCTCGAAGTGGGCACGGGCGCTCGGATGACGGCAGCCTGGACGTGCAGCTCAGTACGCCGGGATCTGGCAAACCAGGTACGAATCCGGAACAACTTTTTGCCGTCGGTTACTCCGCCTGTTTTATGGGGGCGATTGGGCTGGCGGGGAAAAAACTGGCTATCCGCATTCCGGAGGAAACCGCCGTGGATGCCAGCGTTTCGCTGGGGAAAGTCGATGCAGACAGCCACTTTGCGTTGGCGGTTACGCTTAACGTCAGGCTACCGGGGCTGAGCGAAGTCCAGCGGGAAACGCTGCTGGCAACCGCCCACGCGACGTGCCCCTATTCGCGAGCGATTACCGGTAACGTTGAAGTAACACTGCTTTCGCAGGGGTAG
- a CDS encoding ABC transporter permease: protein MSRSFTFAGGLATGLVFMPVLPGLALMVPPLVKGDAWLALWQDPQWPEALIATLVSTALSVGGALLLTLVILCGLFPGERWQRYLQRLPLLLALPHVALASGFFFLFSDSGWLARLLHLSLPPDNYGVALGMMLALKEAWFLLWFSAAQLQNDRLSRQITLAGTLGYGEWQSRLLVLVPQLLPRLGWALVVVTAYSLSAVDAALILGPANPPTLAVLAWQWLTDSDIPRQNMGLAVSCVLLLLLGGFVIFGRLVWALFQPFTTQFSGKRYPLSITFVGAGVGRLLSLFALATSLILALWSFAEGWFYPARFPESLTLSGWRQAELAPLWTSFVAGLISAFLALIVTVLWLKGCSRRYDRWLYLPLLLPALPLAAGQYQLLLRLNQAGTWAALIWSHLLWVVPYTLLILAPAWQRIDSRQVLTARTFGWSPGKILCRIQAPQLVRPLLAALAVGFSVSIAQYLPTLYAGAGRFASVTTEAVALSSGGDPQQFAIQALLQMLLPMAIFIATISVSRLAGTHRKGLR from the coding sequence ATGAGCCGCAGTTTTACCTTTGCCGGCGGGCTGGCAACAGGGCTGGTATTTATGCCGGTGCTACCGGGACTTGCTCTGATGGTGCCACCTTTAGTAAAAGGCGACGCCTGGCTTGCCCTCTGGCAGGATCCGCAGTGGCCAGAGGCCTTAATCGCCACGCTGGTCTCAACCGCGCTCAGCGTGGGCGGCGCGCTGCTGCTGACGTTGGTCATCCTCTGCGGTCTGTTTCCCGGCGAGCGCTGGCAGCGCTATCTTCAGCGTCTACCGCTATTGCTGGCCTTGCCGCACGTCGCCCTTGCCAGCGGCTTTTTCTTTCTGTTTTCAGACAGCGGCTGGCTGGCTCGGCTACTCCATCTCTCACTCCCGCCGGATAACTACGGCGTAGCCCTCGGCATGATGCTGGCGCTAAAAGAAGCCTGGTTCTTACTGTGGTTCTCAGCGGCGCAGCTGCAAAACGATCGGCTGAGCCGGCAGATCACGCTTGCCGGGACGCTTGGCTACGGTGAGTGGCAATCCCGCCTCCTTGTGCTTGTGCCGCAGCTTTTGCCGCGCCTGGGCTGGGCTTTAGTGGTAGTGACGGCATATAGCCTTTCCGCTGTGGATGCCGCGCTTATTCTCGGCCCAGCGAATCCGCCTACGCTTGCCGTTCTGGCCTGGCAATGGCTAACGGACAGCGATATCCCCCGGCAGAACATGGGGCTGGCGGTATCCTGTGTGCTGCTGCTTTTGCTCGGTGGGTTTGTTATTTTCGGGCGACTGGTCTGGGCACTGTTCCAGCCGTTCACCACGCAATTTTCAGGAAAACGCTATCCGTTGAGCATCACCTTTGTTGGCGCTGGAGTAGGCCGGCTTCTTTCACTGTTTGCTCTCGCGACTAGCCTGATACTCGCACTCTGGTCCTTCGCTGAAGGTTGGTTCTATCCGGCACGATTTCCTGAAAGCTTGACGCTTAGCGGCTGGCGGCAGGCTGAACTGGCGCCCCTGTGGACAAGTTTTGTGGCCGGGCTTATCAGCGCGTTTCTTGCGTTAATCGTGACAGTATTGTGGCTCAAAGGCTGCTCGCGCCGGTACGATCGCTGGCTGTATCTGCCCCTGCTGCTGCCTGCCCTGCCGCTCGCCGCCGGACAGTATCAACTCTTGCTCAGGCTGAACCAGGCCGGAACCTGGGCCGCGCTTATCTGGAGCCATCTTCTTTGGGTCGTGCCTTACACGCTGTTGATCCTGGCCCCGGCCTGGCAGCGCATCGACTCTCGCCAGGTGCTGACGGCGCGAACGTTCGGCTGGTCGCCGGGAAAAATTCTCTGCCGCATCCAGGCCCCGCAGCTTGTCCGTCCTTTACTGGCGGCGCTGGCCGTTGGTTTTTCCGTCAGTATCGCGCAATATTTGCCCACGCTTTATGCCGGAGCCGGCCGGTTTGCCAGCGTCACTACGGAAGCCGTAGCGCTAAGCAGCGGCGGCGATCCGCAACAGTTTGCCATACAGGCGCTGCTGCAAATGCTGCTGCCGATGGCCATATTTATCGCCACAATCTCCGTTAGCCGACTGGCTGGCACCCACAGAAAAGGATTACGTTAA
- a CDS encoding acetylornithine aminotransferase (catalyzes the transamination of 2-N-succinylornithine and alpha-ketoglutarate into 2-N-succinylglutamate semialdehyde and glutamate; also functions as the catabolic acetylornithine aminotransferase catalyzing the formation of 2-N-acetylglutamate semialdehyde and glutamate from 2-N-acetylornithine and alpha-ketoglutarate), whose product MSQSITRQHFDEWMMPVYAPAPFIPVRGEGSTLWDQQGKDYIDFAGGIAVNALGHAHPEMRKALEEQAAKFWHTGNGYTNEPVLKLAKQLIDATFAEKVFFCNSGAEANEAALKLARKYAHDNYGAQKSGIVAFKNAFHGRTLFTVTAGGQPAYSQDFAPLPPQINHAVFNDLQSARDLINDQTCAVIVEPMQGEGGVVPATPEFLQGLRELCDKHNAVLIFDEVQTGVGRTGSLYAYMHYGVTPDVLSTAKALGGGFPIGALLTTDRFAKVMVVGTHGTTYGGNPLASAVAGRVLEIINTPEVLNGVKQRHDWFVERLNHINQKHQLFSEVRGLGLLIGCALRPEHAGKAKLILQAAAQEGLMMLIAGANVLRFAPALIVSEAEVQRGLDRFERACERFLAGVSS is encoded by the coding sequence ATGTCGCAGTCAATTACACGCCAACATTTCGACGAATGGATGATGCCGGTTTATGCCCCTGCGCCTTTTATTCCGGTTCGCGGCGAGGGTTCCACCCTGTGGGATCAGCAGGGAAAAGACTACATCGACTTTGCCGGTGGCATCGCGGTTAACGCGCTGGGGCACGCTCATCCCGAAATGCGCAAAGCGCTGGAAGAGCAGGCGGCAAAATTCTGGCATACCGGCAATGGCTACACCAATGAGCCTGTTTTGAAGCTGGCGAAGCAGCTTATCGACGCCACCTTTGCGGAGAAAGTGTTCTTCTGTAACTCAGGGGCAGAGGCTAACGAAGCGGCGCTGAAGCTCGCGCGTAAATATGCCCATGATAATTATGGCGCGCAGAAAAGCGGCATCGTAGCGTTCAAGAATGCGTTCCATGGCCGCACGCTGTTTACCGTCACGGCCGGGGGACAGCCCGCTTATTCTCAGGACTTTGCGCCGCTACCGCCGCAGATTAACCATGCGGTGTTTAACGATCTGCAGTCTGCCCGCGATCTGATTAATGACCAAACCTGTGCGGTGATCGTCGAGCCGATGCAAGGTGAAGGTGGTGTCGTCCCGGCCACGCCAGAATTCCTTCAGGGGCTGCGCGAGCTGTGTGACAAACACAACGCGGTACTGATCTTTGACGAAGTGCAAACCGGCGTGGGCCGCACCGGGTCGCTGTATGCCTATATGCATTATGGCGTGACGCCGGATGTACTCTCTACGGCCAAAGCGCTGGGCGGGGGCTTCCCGATTGGAGCGCTGCTGACAACCGACCGTTTTGCCAAAGTGATGGTAGTTGGCACCCATGGCACCACTTACGGCGGTAACCCGCTGGCGAGTGCGGTAGCCGGTCGCGTGCTGGAAATCATTAACACGCCTGAAGTGCTGAACGGCGTGAAACAGCGCCATGACTGGTTTGTTGAGCGCCTGAATCACATCAACCAGAAACACCAGCTGTTCAGTGAAGTACGTGGGTTAGGGCTACTGATCGGCTGCGCGCTGCGCCCTGAGCATGCAGGTAAAGCAAAACTTATTTTGCAGGCTGCCGCACAGGAAGGCCTGATGATGCTCATTGCCGGGGCTAACGTGCTGCGTTTTGCGCCGGCGCTCATTGTCAGCGAAGCGGAAGTTCAACGAGGTCTGGATCGCTTTGAACGTGCCTGCGAACGCTTCCTTGCCGGAGTCTCATCATGA